Genomic segment of Xanthobacter dioxanivorans:
GTGGATGTCGGTCATCGTCGGCGGGCCCGGCAACATGCTCGGCGCCGTGGTCGGGGCGCTGGCGGTGGTGACCATCTACGAGGGCAGCCGCTTCCTGACCCCATGGCTCGGCTTCCTCGACGCCGAGCAGGTGTCCGCGCTGCGCTTCATCGTCATCGGCACGGCGCTGATCCTCGTCATCCGCTTCCGCCCCGAGGGGCTGCTGCCCGAGCCCAGGCACACGCCCGTCGTGCCCGCCACCCGCCGCCCCGCATTGAAAGGATAATGGTCATGGACCTCACCCGCAGGCTGTTCCTCACCGGATCGACCCTTACCGTTGCTGCGCCGGCGCTCCTGCGCTACGGCCTCGCCCAGTCCGAGCCCATCAAGGTCGGCAGCCTCGTGCCGCTGTCCGGCGGTGGCGGACCGTACGGGCCGGAGAAGGCGCAGGCGCACAAGGCCGTGGTGGAGCTCGTGAACAAGCAGGGCGGCGTGCTCGGCCGCCAGATCGTGCTCGTCTCCGAGAATTCCGAGACCAATCCCGAGGCCGCGGTGCGCGCCGCGCGCAAGATGATCGATGCCGACCGCGTCTGCGCCATCCTCGGTACCTGGGCCTCGTCCGAGACGCTCGGCATCATGCCCCTGTGCCAGGAGGCCAACGTCGTCCAGATCTTCACCGGCTCCTCCGACACCCTGCCGAACGGCGACAAGAAGGGCCTGTGCTACAACCTCCAGCCCCTCAACAAGGCGTGGTGCGTGGCGCTGGCCGACCTCGCCGCCAAGCGCGGCGAGCTGAAGATCGCCTTCGCCGGCCCCAAGAACGACTTCGCCGCCTCCATGGGCGACAGCTTCAGCAAGGCCCTGGAGAAGGTGGGCGGCAAGATCGTCGGCGAGCCGCTCTACTACAATCCCAACCAGGTCTCCTACCGCGCCGAGGCGGAACGCCTGATCAATACCGGTGCTCCGGCCCTGTTCCTCGCCGGCTACGTCACCGACCTCACCCCCGTCTATCGCGAGCTGGTGCGCGGCGGCTACAAGGGCAAGGTCTTCGCCCTGTCCTTCGCCGTCGGCCCGCAGTTCAAGCAGGCGGTGGGAACCGCCGCGGACGGCATCCTGCACGGCTCGCCGGTGCCACCGGTGGGCAAGGACACCTACGACGCCTACCTGAGCCTCGTCGGCCTCAAGCCCAACGGGCAGGTGCAGAATCCCTACGGCTGCGCCGCCTATGACGAGATGAACCTGCTGCTGCTCGGCATCGCCAGCGCCAGGTCCACGGAAGGCCCGAAGATCGCCGAGCACATCATGAAGGTGGCCAACGGCCCCGGCGAGCGCGTGACCACCTTCGCGCAGGGCGCCAAGCTGCTCGCGGAAGGCAAGAACATCAATTACGACGGCGCCAGCTCCTCGGCGGACTTCCTGCCCAACGGCATGCTCAAGAGCCGTGATTTTGCGCTCTACGAGATCCAGGGCGACAAGGATGTGCTGCTCACCACGACCACCAGCGAAGCCGAGCAGTGACGCCGGGGCGCCTCCGGCGGGCGGGGTGGCCCGTGCGCC
This window contains:
- a CDS encoding ABC transporter substrate-binding protein, with the translated sequence MDLTRRLFLTGSTLTVAAPALLRYGLAQSEPIKVGSLVPLSGGGGPYGPEKAQAHKAVVELVNKQGGVLGRQIVLVSENSETNPEAAVRAARKMIDADRVCAILGTWASSETLGIMPLCQEANVVQIFTGSSDTLPNGDKKGLCYNLQPLNKAWCVALADLAAKRGELKIAFAGPKNDFAASMGDSFSKALEKVGGKIVGEPLYYNPNQVSYRAEAERLINTGAPALFLAGYVTDLTPVYRELVRGGYKGKVFALSFAVGPQFKQAVGTAADGILHGSPVPPVGKDTYDAYLSLVGLKPNGQVQNPYGCAAYDEMNLLLLGIASARSTEGPKIAEHIMKVANGPGERVTTFAQGAKLLAEGKNINYDGASSSADFLPNGMLKSRDFALYEIQGDKDVLLTTTTSEAEQ